In one window of Candidatus Kaelpia imicola DNA:
- the queC gene encoding 7-cyano-7-deazaguanine synthase QueC — protein sequence MNNRRGVVLLSGGIDSSTALYYALNKGYEIKALIFDYSQRHKREIDSAKSIACAAGIEYEIINLDFSWSSSALLNKDIELPQGDLDREEIPLSYVPSRNIVFLSIALSYAEAKLFDEIFIGINAVDYSGYPDCRPSFIETFQRVADCGTKSGVEGKPIKISTPLLELKKSEIIKLGNSLGVPFDLTFSCYRGGSESCMKCDSCLIREKGFKEAGLEDPIVKK from the coding sequence ATGAATAACAGAAGAGGTGTTGTTCTATTATCGGGGGGGATTGATTCTTCAACCGCTCTTTATTATGCGCTTAATAAGGGTTACGAGATTAAAGCTCTTATCTTTGATTATAGTCAGAGACATAAGAGAGAGATTGATTCGGCTAAGAGTATAGCTTGTGCAGCAGGGATTGAATATGAGATTATCAATCTAGATTTTAGCTGGAGCAGCAGTGCTCTTTTAAATAAAGATATAGAACTGCCTCAGGGAGATTTGGATAGAGAAGAGATACCTCTAAGTTATGTACCTTCAAGAAATATAGTTTTTCTCTCCATTGCTTTAAGCTATGCTGAGGCAAAGTTATTTGATGAGATATTTATTGGTATCAACGCAGTTGACTATTCCGGGTATCCGGATTGCAGACCCTCTTTTATAGAAACATTCCAAAGAGTTGCAGATTGCGGAACAAAATCAGGCGTTGAGGGTAAACCGATAAAGATATCAACCCCTCTCTTAGAGCTAAAAAAATCAGAGATTATAAAACTAGGCAATAGTTTAGGTGTTCCTTTTGATTTAACTTTCTCTTGTTATAGAGGAGGTAGTGAATCCTGCATGAAGTGTGATTCTTGCTTAATAAGAGAGAA
- a CDS encoding undecaprenyl-diphosphate phosphatase, whose product MKFDFLILSFIQGIAEFFPISSSGHLLFLSNLLGLSVDRFIFAIFLHLATLIAILFYFYPRIKILLKDRVYILKVLIAFFTTVIVALFLRKYVIAVYSMEGLNILGLFFIISGVLLFLPGLRKKQGRSLTFKFALLIGFAQGFSVFPGISRSGTTIAIALLLGLVREEAFRFSFFLAIPTIIGAGFYELFKSDWNFQVFSAINVSYIGYFMITFIVGLASLYLLERVVFRKKLSFFGCYCCIIGLIAVFIGG is encoded by the coding sequence TTGAAGTTTGACTTTTTGATTCTATCCTTTATTCAAGGAATTGCAGAGTTTTTTCCCATAAGTAGCTCAGGGCATCTTCTATTCTTGAGTAATTTATTAGGTTTAAGTGTCGATAGGTTTATCTTCGCTATATTTCTTCATCTGGCTACTCTCATAGCAATACTCTTCTACTTTTATCCCAGAATAAAAATTCTACTAAAAGATAGAGTGTATATATTAAAGGTTCTTATAGCCTTTTTTACAACTGTTATAGTTGCTCTTTTTCTTAGAAAATATGTCATTGCCGTATATAGTATGGAAGGATTAAATATTTTAGGACTATTTTTTATAATAAGCGGGGTGTTATTGTTTTTGCCGGGATTGAGAAAGAAGCAAGGCCGGAGCCTAACTTTTAAGTTTGCATTGTTAATAGGTTTTGCGCAGGGGTTTTCAGTCTTTCCAGGGATATCGCGTTCCGGTACTACTATTGCAATAGCCCTGTTGCTTGGATTAGTTAGAGAAGAAGCGTTTAGATTCTCTTTCTTCTTAGCTATTCCGACAATAATTGGAGCAGGTTTTTATGAGCTTTTCAAATCAGACTGGAATTTCCAAGTGTTTAGTGCTATCAATGTTTCCTATATAGGTTATTTTATGATAACTTTCATTGTAGGTTTAGCATCACTCTATCTTCTAGAAAGAGTGGTCTTCAGAAAGAAGCTTTCATTTTTCGGCTGCTACTGTTGTATAATAGGGTTAATTGCCGTATTTATAGGAGGTTAG
- the greA gene encoding transcription elongation factor GreA — protein sequence MGRTYLSREAYERFKEELKQLKSVKRRQISKDLEYARSLGDLKENAEYHAAKEAQGLNEKKIYEIEMKLSTVELIDNLDISKDEIRIGAKVKLLDLDDEQESEYRLVGADESNPSEGLISVDSPIGRALLGHKRDDKLDIKVPAGILKYKVIDISR from the coding sequence ATGGGAAGAACATACTTATCAAGAGAAGCTTACGAAAGATTTAAAGAAGAGCTAAAGCAGCTTAAGTCTGTTAAACGTAGACAGATCTCTAAAGACCTAGAGTATGCTAGGTCTTTAGGAGATTTAAAAGAGAATGCCGAGTACCATGCGGCCAAAGAGGCGCAGGGGCTGAACGAGAAAAAGATTTACGAGATAGAGATGAAGCTCTCAACAGTTGAACTTATTGATAATCTTGATATTTCAAAAGATGAGATAAGGATAGGAGCTAAGGTTAAACTGCTTGATCTTGACGATGAACAGGAGTCTGAATATAGATTAGTCGGTGCTGATGAGTCTAATCCTTCAGAAGGTCTTATCTCCGTTGATTCTCCTATAGGAAGGGCGCTTTTGGGACATAAGAGAGATGATAAGTTGGATATAAAAGTTCCGGCTGGAATCTTAAAATATAAAGTTATCGATATCTCCCGTTAG
- the argJ gene encoding bifunctional glutamate N-acetyltransferase/amino-acid acetyltransferase ArgJ: MIVPKGFVFNGIDSNVKKTKDLGIIITEAGSNAIGFFTQNEYKSESLLVCKKNIKDGFARAIIVNSGCANCGLGKRGEVAALRICSKVAEKIKAKKTDILLASTGPIGIPLEEKKIVSSVDRLVKGASSTKAEDFARAIMTTDRYPKTSSLKLKSGVTILGIAKGAGMIEPNMATTLAFLLTDGKIRKSSLAKIVRSALDLTFNRISIDAGQSTNDTFLALANGVSSVDVEASKDKRDEFIEAVFKVLFDLAYGIVENGEGATKVVKIEVKSAKSKAIAEKICRKLASSMLFKSSLYGNSANWGRVLSSVGSLCLGVGKSYDISYGNIKVVKNGLSLYNNKKRANDYLKKSKEIKIILDFKRGKDGFFLYTTDLSPDYVKLNS; the protein is encoded by the coding sequence ATGATTGTACCTAAAGGGTTTGTTTTTAACGGAATAGACTCTAATGTTAAGAAAACTAAAGACCTTGGTATTATAATAACTGAGGCAGGATCAAATGCGATTGGATTTTTTACCCAAAATGAATATAAATCTGAGTCTCTTCTGGTTTGTAAGAAGAATATTAAAGACGGTTTTGCTCGAGCCATTATTGTAAATAGCGGCTGTGCTAATTGCGGATTGGGTAAGAGAGGAGAGGTTGCAGCATTAAGGATATGCTCTAAAGTTGCCGAAAAGATAAAAGCCAAGAAGACTGATATATTGCTTGCCTCTACAGGTCCGATAGGTATACCCCTTGAAGAGAAGAAGATAGTCTCTAGCGTCGATAGATTAGTAAAGGGAGCGTCAAGTACTAAGGCAGAAGATTTTGCTAGAGCGATTATGACGACAGATAGATACCCCAAGACCTCTTCTCTTAAATTAAAGAGCGGTGTTACTATATTAGGCATAGCCAAGGGTGCCGGGATGATAGAGCCCAATATGGCTACAACCCTAGCGTTTCTTTTGACAGACGGGAAGATAAGAAAGAGTTCTCTGGCTAAGATTGTAAGATCAGCCCTTGATCTGACTTTTAACAGGATATCTATTGATGCCGGCCAGAGTACAAACGATACTTTTCTTGCTTTGGCCAATGGCGTTAGCTCTGTTGATGTCGAGGCTTCTAAAGATAAGAGAGACGAATTTATAGAAGCTGTTTTTAAGGTATTATTTGATTTAGCATATGGAATAGTTGAAAATGGTGAAGGGGCAACTAAAGTTGTAAAGATAGAAGTAAAGTCTGCAAAGAGTAAAGCGATAGCTGAAAAAATATGCAGGAAGCTTGCATCTTCAATGCTCTTTAAAAGCTCGCTATATGGTAATAGTGCTAACTGGGGCAGAGTTCTATCTTCAGTCGGCTCTTTATGTTTGGGTGTTGGTAAGAGTTATGATATAAGTTATGGCAATATCAAAGTTGTTAAAAATGGTCTGAGTCTGTATAATAATAAAAAGAGAGCCAACGATTATTTAAAGAAGTCTAAAGAGATAAAAATTATTTTGGATTTTAAAAGGGGTAAGGACGGGTTTTTCCTATATACAACAGATCTTTCCCCTGACTATGTTAAATTAAATAGCTAA
- a CDS encoding polyprenol monophosphomannose synthase encodes MKTVIIIPTYNERDNILFLIDILRKRYPEFDLLVIDDNSPDMTYGVVQEVSMRDERVKLLFREKKEGLGRALCSGYLYGITNGYQRLIQLDADLSHPPEYIDAILRGLDSSDLVIASRNIAGGGVRNWSLFRILVSRLTNLTAGIMLRIGVRDATSGFRGFSRDFIEDFIKKGPISRGYVIQIETTLYAKRSGYGIKEVPFIYREREEGKSKLNIKEVLISAFTLIKLVFKRYD; translated from the coding sequence TTGAAGACAGTTATAATAATTCCAACCTATAATGAAAGGGATAATATTCTTTTTCTTATAGATATCTTAAGGAAGAGGTATCCTGAGTTTGATCTCTTAGTTATTGATGATAACTCTCCCGACATGACTTATGGAGTAGTTCAAGAGGTCTCTATGAGAGACGAGAGGGTCAAGCTTCTCTTTAGAGAGAAGAAGGAGGGTTTAGGCAGAGCACTCTGCTCTGGTTATCTTTATGGGATAACTAATGGTTATCAGAGGTTGATACAGCTTGATGCCGATCTCTCCCATCCTCCTGAGTATATTGATGCAATATTAAGGGGTTTAGACTCTTCAGACCTTGTTATAGCCTCCAGAAATATAGCCGGAGGCGGGGTCAGAAACTGGTCTCTGTTTAGGATATTAGTGAGCCGTTTAACCAATCTGACAGCCGGTATTATGCTGAGGATAGGTGTAAGAGATGCGACTTCTGGTTTTAGAGGATTCTCAAGAGATTTTATAGAAGATTTTATAAAAAAAGGTCCTATATCCAGAGGTTATGTTATTCAAATTGAGACAACTCTCTATGCTAAGAGATCAGGGTATGGTATAAAAGAGGTGCCTTTTATATATAGAGAGCGGGAGGAGGGTAAGTCAAAACTGAATATTAAAGAGGTTTTAATTTCGGCCTTTACACTTATAAAACTTGTTTTTAAAAGATATGATTGA
- the argC gene encoding N-acetyl-gamma-glutamyl-phosphate reductase yields the protein MVHVGIIGALGYTGKEIIHYLSRHPIVKIYKLWDKAVDKKGERIDSIFPEFKNIVNTKVKQFNKKDLDSVDVVFLALPHTISMKLAPDILDRVSLLIDLSADYRFKNYRSYQRWYKVDHLDKKNLKRAVYGLPEINRDEIKGAKLIANPGCYPTSMILGLYPLVKEGLLGNAQVIVDSKTGTSGAGRKAATGLIFSELNGNLRPYKINKHQHMPEVVAFFKDELKKNLDLSFIPQVIPINRGIISMIYVVFKNKKRRDLYGLYKKYYSKEPFIRISKKSESPELKNVAFTNFCDLGYLDFINDNTFLIISCIDNLGKGAASQAVQNMNIALGCDEREGLI from the coding sequence ATGGTACATGTAGGAATAATAGGGGCATTAGGATATACAGGTAAGGAGATTATACATTATCTCTCTAGACATCCGATTGTTAAGATATATAAGCTCTGGGATAAAGCGGTGGATAAAAAGGGTGAGAGAATAGACTCAATATTCCCTGAGTTTAAAAATATAGTAAATACAAAAGTTAAGCAGTTTAACAAAAAAGATCTAGACTCTGTTGATGTTGTCTTTCTTGCTCTTCCGCATACTATATCTATGAAGCTTGCTCCGGATATTTTAGATAGAGTGAGTCTTTTGATAGATCTCTCTGCGGATTACAGGTTTAAAAACTACAGGTCTTACCAGAGATGGTACAAGGTAGACCATCTGGATAAGAAGAATTTAAAAAGGGCTGTCTATGGTCTTCCTGAGATCAATAGAGACGAGATTAAAGGAGCTAAGCTTATTGCTAATCCCGGCTGTTACCCGACAAGTATGATATTAGGTTTATATCCTCTTGTTAAGGAAGGATTGCTCGGTAATGCGCAAGTTATAGTCGATTCTAAGACCGGTACCTCCGGTGCAGGAAGAAAGGCAGCCACAGGGTTGATATTCTCTGAGCTTAACGGTAATCTCAGGCCTTATAAGATAAATAAACATCAGCATATGCCTGAGGTTGTAGCGTTTTTTAAAGATGAGTTAAAGAAAAACCTGGATTTAAGTTTTATTCCTCAGGTGATACCTATCAATAGAGGTATAATCAGTATGATATATGTTGTATTTAAGAATAAAAAGAGAAGAGACCTTTATGGATTGTATAAAAAATATTATTCCAAAGAGCCTTTTATCAGAATATCTAAGAAGAGTGAGTCTCCTGAACTAAAGAACGTTGCTTTTACTAACTTTTGCGACCTGGGTTATTTAGATTTTATAAACGACAATACATTTTTGATAATTTCATGTATAGATAATTTAGGTAAGGGAGCCGCCTCTCAAGCTGTGCAGAACATGAATATTGCTCTTGGCTGTGACGAGAGAGAGGGGCTAATATGA
- a CDS encoding phosphoenolpyruvate carboxykinase (GTP) produces MVGLDLLKERCDSKSLEKIFGLGQEVIDFIVKYVGLCNPDSVFIRSDSEQDAEYIRNKAIELGEEKALKTEGHTIHFDGIRDQARDKENTKFLITPDFKLEGLNSIDRDKGIDEIEELLKNIMKGKEMYILFMGLGPVDSEFSVYAVQLTDSSYVAHSEDILYRGAYEVFKKNPDLGFFRYVHSAGELNENKASKNIDKRRVYVDFSKDSVYSVNTQYAGNTVGLKKLALRLAIRKADREGWLAEHMFVMAVHDEDGNKNYFTGAYPSSCGKTSTCMVEGEKIVGDDIAYLKKRNGSVYAVNVERGIFGIIRDVNSNDAPLIWEALNGKGEAIFSNILIKDKVPHWKGDGRVTPREGENFSGHWYLGKIDEFGNEISSAHANARYTIGLKDLENVDSEIDNPKGVFVKGIIYGGRDSNTWVPVFESFDWIHGVVAIAASLESETTAATLGKTGERKFNLMANLDFLSIPIGKYIKNHLDFVKDIEKPPVIFGVNYFLRNEHGEYISGMHDKRVWLKWMELRVNRKVEAVKTPIGNIPKYEEVKKIFKELLGKDFSLDEYRIFFSIRCSQNLDKIERISNIYHGFKGIPEAVFSVLDKQENRIKEAQNRFGDLIVPDKFI; encoded by the coding sequence GTGGTAGGATTAGATTTATTGAAAGAGAGATGTGATAGTAAGAGTTTAGAGAAAATTTTCGGCTTGGGTCAGGAAGTTATTGATTTTATCGTTAAATATGTTGGACTATGTAATCCCGATAGCGTATTCATAAGGAGCGATTCAGAGCAGGATGCAGAGTATATTAGGAATAAGGCGATAGAGCTTGGAGAAGAGAAAGCTCTTAAGACAGAAGGCCATACTATCCATTTTGACGGCATCCGTGATCAGGCCAGAGATAAGGAGAATACGAAATTCTTAATCACTCCGGACTTTAAACTTGAAGGTCTTAACTCTATCGATAGAGATAAAGGGATAGATGAGATAGAAGAGCTGCTTAAAAATATTATGAAGGGCAAAGAGATGTATATTCTCTTTATGGGTTTAGGTCCTGTTGATTCTGAATTCTCTGTCTATGCTGTTCAATTAACAGACTCTTCTTATGTAGCTCATTCTGAAGATATTCTTTATAGGGGGGCATATGAGGTTTTTAAGAAAAATCCGGATCTTGGTTTTTTTAGATATGTCCATTCAGCAGGCGAGTTGAATGAGAATAAGGCAAGTAAGAATATAGATAAGAGGCGTGTCTATGTTGATTTTTCAAAAGATTCAGTATATTCAGTAAATACTCAGTATGCCGGTAATACAGTGGGCTTAAAGAAGCTAGCCCTCCGTCTTGCAATAAGAAAGGCTGACCGTGAAGGTTGGCTTGCCGAGCATATGTTTGTTATGGCTGTACATGATGAAGATGGGAATAAGAACTATTTTACAGGAGCCTATCCGTCGTCTTGCGGTAAGACTTCGACCTGTATGGTGGAAGGTGAAAAAATCGTAGGAGATGATATTGCTTATTTAAAGAAAAGAAACGGTTCTGTTTATGCAGTTAATGTAGAGAGAGGTATATTCGGTATTATAAGAGACGTTAACTCTAACGATGCCCCCTTGATATGGGAAGCACTCAATGGGAAGGGAGAGGCAATATTCTCGAATATACTGATTAAAGATAAGGTTCCTCATTGGAAAGGTGATGGTAGAGTTACGCCGAGAGAGGGAGAGAACTTTTCAGGTCATTGGTATTTAGGTAAGATAGATGAGTTCGGTAATGAGATTTCTTCTGCCCATGCCAATGCAAGATATACAATAGGGCTTAAGGACTTAGAGAATGTTGATAGTGAGATAGATAACCCAAAAGGAGTTTTTGTAAAAGGGATAATCTATGGCGGCAGGGATTCTAATACCTGGGTACCTGTGTTTGAAAGCTTTGATTGGATTCACGGTGTTGTTGCAATAGCAGCATCTCTGGAATCTGAGACAACTGCAGCAACCTTAGGTAAGACTGGCGAGCGTAAGTTCAACCTTATGGCTAATTTAGATTTTCTATCTATTCCAATAGGAAAATATATAAAGAACCATCTCGATTTTGTAAAAGATATTGAAAAGCCCCCGGTTATATTCGGTGTAAATTATTTTCTGCGTAATGAACACGGCGAATATATAAGCGGTATGCATGATAAGAGAGTATGGCTTAAATGGATGGAGCTAAGAGTGAATAGAAAGGTTGAAGCTGTAAAGACTCCTATAGGCAATATACCCAAATATGAAGAGGTCAAGAAAATATTTAAAGAATTATTAGGTAAAGATTTTTCTTTAGATGAATATCGGATATTCTTTAGTATAAGATGTTCTCAGAATTTAGATAAGATTGAAAGGATAAGTAATATCTATCACGGATTTAAAGGTATCCCTGAAGCTGTATTCTCTGTGTTAGATAAGCAGGAGAATAGGATTAAAGAGGCTCAGAATAGATTCGGTGATTTAATAGTCCCGGATAAATTTATTTAA
- the argB gene encoding acetylglutamate kinase has translation MEDLIKKAQILVEAFPYIEEFRGKIIVIKYGGRALLSEDAKDNILKDIAFMSLVGIKPVIVHGGGYKITESIAQSGGISKFIEGKRVTNKKTMQMVYRVLKDMNENLVSEIKSFRGNAEGIDSKIDKSVSVRQESKKLGYVGVVDKIKPGDILKLIEREIIPVIMPVGLDKEGELYNINADDMAAEVAMSLNAEKLVLLTDVKGILRDRSDEESLISSLHTSEVDQLIKIDVISSGMIPKVKACLRALDRGVRKTHILDGRVPHVILLEVFTEEGVGTEITI, from the coding sequence ATGGAAGATTTAATCAAAAAAGCTCAGATATTGGTTGAGGCGTTTCCTTATATTGAAGAGTTTAGAGGCAAGATTATTGTAATTAAATACGGCGGCAGGGCTTTATTAAGTGAAGATGCAAAGGATAATATATTAAAAGATATAGCCTTTATGTCTCTTGTAGGCATAAAGCCGGTTATTGTTCACGGCGGCGGTTATAAGATTACAGAGTCGATAGCTCAATCGGGAGGAATATCTAAGTTCATCGAAGGAAAGAGAGTTACAAATAAGAAGACCATGCAGATGGTCTATAGAGTTCTTAAGGATATGAATGAGAATCTAGTTAGTGAGATCAAGAGTTTTAGAGGTAATGCAGAGGGTATTGATTCTAAGATAGATAAAAGTGTATCTGTAAGGCAGGAGTCAAAGAAATTAGGCTATGTAGGAGTGGTTGATAAAATTAAACCGGGAGATATCTTAAAACTAATAGAGAGAGAGATTATACCTGTTATTATGCCTGTTGGGCTTGATAAAGAGGGTGAGTTATACAATATAAATGCAGATGATATGGCTGCAGAAGTGGCAATGAGTTTAAATGCTGAAAAATTAGTTTTGCTTACTGACGTAAAGGGTATTTTAAGAGATAGGAGTGATGAAGAGAGCTTGATATCGAGCTTACATACATCAGAAGTAGATCAGCTTATAAAAATAGATGTTATATCAAGCGGTATGATACCTAAAGTAAAAGCCTGCCTCAGAGCCTTAGACAGAGGCGTCAGAAAGACTCACATCTTAGACGGCCGGGTACCTCATGTTATTCTTCTGGAGGTATTTACAGAAGAGGGTGTGGGGACAGAGATTACGATTTAA
- the murI gene encoding glutamate racemase has translation MDIIDRRELPIAVFDSGVGGLTIIKEILNILPQESVLYLGDTARVPYGAKSAGTVKRFTEEAVSFFASKGIKMLLVACNTSSSLVLPDLSGDYGFKILGVVDAGVEEAAKVSRIKRIGVIGTEATISSGVYERKLKELDSDLQVFSKSCPLFVPLVEEGWIDEPESYKIASKYLKSLKDKKIDTLILGCTHYPLMKRVIQYGIGEHVALIDSAKAFVKKVREVLLSDDLLSRRDDKEYSFYVTDEPDKFNELSELFLGAAIGRVKRVDLKECNNVSDFNKV, from the coding sequence ATGGATATAATAGATAGAAGAGAACTGCCGATAGCTGTTTTTGATTCCGGAGTAGGAGGACTTACAATTATTAAGGAGATCTTAAATATCTTACCTCAAGAGTCAGTCCTCTATTTAGGTGATACTGCGCGGGTACCTTATGGAGCTAAATCAGCCGGGACAGTTAAGAGGTTTACAGAGGAGGCTGTCTCTTTTTTCGCGTCTAAGGGAATAAAGATGCTCCTTGTTGCTTGTAATACCTCATCAAGCCTGGTTCTACCTGATCTTAGCGGAGATTATGGTTTTAAAATACTGGGGGTAGTCGATGCAGGAGTAGAAGAGGCCGCTAAGGTGAGCAGGATTAAGAGGATTGGAGTGATAGGGACAGAGGCGACTATAAGCAGCGGGGTTTATGAGAGAAAGTTAAAAGAGTTAGATTCTGACTTACAGGTCTTCAGTAAGTCTTGCCCTCTCTTTGTTCCTCTTGTTGAAGAGGGATGGATAGATGAGCCTGAGAGTTATAAGATAGCCTCTAAGTACTTAAAGAGTTTAAAGGATAAAAAGATTGATACTTTAATATTGGGCTGTACACATTATCCTTTAATGAAGAGGGTGATTCAGTATGGGATAGGAGAACATGTTGCGCTGATAGATTCTGCCAAAGCTTTCGTAAAGAAGGTAAGAGAGGTTTTATTAAGCGATGATTTACTCTCCAGGAGAGATGATAAAGAGTATAGCTTCTATGTAACAGATGAGCCGGATAAATTCAATGAGCTTAGCGAGCTATTTTTAGGCGCTGCTATAGGTAGAGTTAAAAGAGTTGATTTAAAGGAGTGTAATAATGTATCAGATTTCAATAAAGTATAG
- a CDS encoding N-acetylmuramoyl-L-alanine amidase gives MKYKFLLILLVLSIGCATAPSRRYSSYYKEIEGRGHISLNEFARKYDFQIDFDPFLKKVYLTKGDSIELIFALESSVALLNNQVLRLEGSLRVEKGDLRLSSQSARMIINQIYYDKKPQEKKQKKISDIYRVHTIVLDPGHGGKDPGAIGASGVYEKDLVLSIAKILKSKLERAGYKVKMTRNDDSYISLWNRVAFANREGADLFLSIHANSARAKSASGFEVFYLSEASDESARSLAAAENYPLGFEESLSKDLNVQAAIWDLLYTENRKDAIRLGRKICLAVDSLVSIKNRGLKSANFYVLRGAQMPAVLIEVGFISNKHEESNLKTWRFKNKVAEALVRGVESYEKEYLVSYGYNR, from the coding sequence ATGAAATACAAATTTTTATTGATATTACTGGTGTTATCGATAGGCTGTGCAACTGCGCCTTCAAGAAGATACTCTTCTTATTATAAAGAGATAGAGGGGAGAGGACATATATCTTTAAATGAATTTGCCAGGAAGTATGATTTTCAAATAGATTTTGACCCCTTTCTCAAGAAAGTATATCTTACCAAGGGAGATAGTATTGAGCTGATATTTGCACTGGAATCTTCGGTAGCCTTGCTAAATAACCAGGTCCTTAGGCTGGAAGGCAGCCTAAGGGTAGAGAAAGGCGATCTCCGGCTCTCTTCCCAAAGTGCCAGAATGATTATAAATCAGATCTATTATGATAAGAAACCTCAGGAGAAGAAACAGAAAAAGATATCTGATATCTATCGAGTACATACTATCGTATTAGATCCCGGCCATGGCGGGAAAGACCCGGGGGCGATAGGTGCAAGCGGAGTTTATGAGAAAGATCTGGTTTTAAGTATAGCAAAGATACTTAAGTCTAAACTGGAACGTGCAGGTTATAAAGTAAAGATGACACGCAATGATGATAGCTATATCTCGCTCTGGAATAGAGTTGCTTTTGCTAACCGTGAGGGAGCGGACCTCTTTCTCTCTATACATGCCAATAGTGCCCGGGCAAAGAGTGCCTCCGGTTTTGAGGTCTTCTATCTTTCAGAAGCGAGTGATGAAAGTGCAAGATCGCTTGCTGCAGCCGAGAACTATCCCCTGGGTTTTGAGGAGAGTCTATCTAAAGATTTAAATGTTCAGGCAGCTATCTGGGACCTTCTATATACTGAGAATAGAAAAGATGCAATAAGGCTGGGTAGAAAGATATGTTTGGCTGTGGATAGTCTGGTTTCAATTAAAAATAGAGGTTTAAAGAGCGCCAACTTTTATGTTTTAAGAGGTGCGCAGATGCCGGCTGTATTAATAGAGGTTGGATTTATCTCCAACAAACATGAAGAGTCTAATTTAAAGACCTGGAGATTTAAGAATAAGGTAGCAGAGGCATTAGTTAGAGGTGTTGAATCTTATGAGAAAGAGTATCTGGTGAGCTATGGATATAATAGATAG
- the queD gene encoding 6-carboxytetrahydropterin synthase QueD, with the protein MYQISIKYSFSAAHNLREYKGKCENLHGHNWNVEVYVESDRLNEEGMVIDFIDFKTVLKGILVKLDHKYINEIKPFDSLNPTSENIACYIFKAMGEALPENGIKVKRVDVWETDSSKASYYE; encoded by the coding sequence ATGTATCAGATTTCAATAAAGTATAGTTTCTCTGCTGCCCATAACTTAAGGGAGTATAAGGGCAAGTGTGAGAATCTTCATGGCCATAACTGGAATGTAGAGGTCTATGTTGAATCGGATAGATTGAATGAAGAAGGCATGGTCATTGATTTTATAGATTTTAAAACAGTCTTAAAAGGGATATTGGTTAAGTTAGATCATAAATATATAAATGAGATTAAGCCGTTTGATAGCTTGAATCCGACATCTGAGAATATTGCCTGTTATATCTTTAAAGCGATGGGGGAGGCTTTGCCTGAGAATGGTATTAAAGTAAAAAGAGTTGATGTCTGGGAGACTGATTCCTCTAAAGCCAGCTACTATGAATAA